In bacterium YEK0313, one genomic interval encodes:
- a CDS encoding EamA-like transporter family protein has protein sequence MTASVAQERANRSAIVAVGLALMASLLYTFGYSLSKALVSTYGLSALQVTFLRCALVLTASLALMPWPSSGITLARLIRPPRALEQRIAAVFLVLSNALAVLGYSLLPVTAASALGFTAPLLLTALGGLILRETISVGRWLGAAIGFVGMLLIVRPDASPATAGILASLGAAVSYALYQILVRRLRDVANSLDTVVQVAVVGVVLLSGAMIWFWHALTLEAFGVVVMFTVVQTAALFCIAGALRRGEASRLAPWQFSGLIWAMAMDAVMFGSHPSLLSLGGGALIILGGLMAQGWLGRRAR, from the coding sequence GTGACCGCGAGCGTGGCACAGGAACGGGCGAACCGCTCGGCAATCGTCGCGGTCGGCCTCGCGCTGATGGCGAGCCTGCTCTACACGTTCGGCTATTCGCTCTCGAAAGCCCTGGTCAGCACCTACGGGCTGAGCGCGCTGCAGGTGACCTTCCTGCGCTGCGCGCTGGTGCTGACGGCGAGCCTTGCCCTGATGCCCTGGCCGTCGAGCGGCATCACGCTCGCCCGGCTCATCCGGCCGCCGCGCGCGCTCGAGCAACGGATCGCCGCCGTCTTCCTCGTCCTGTCCAACGCGCTCGCCGTGCTCGGCTACAGCCTCCTGCCCGTCACCGCGGCCTCGGCGCTCGGCTTCACCGCGCCGCTCCTGCTCACCGCCCTCGGCGGCCTCATCCTGCGCGAGACGATATCGGTCGGCCGCTGGCTCGGCGCGGCCATCGGCTTCGTCGGCATGCTGCTCATCGTACGGCCGGACGCGAGCCCGGCCACGGCCGGCATCCTCGCCTCGCTCGGCGCGGCAGTCTCCTACGCGCTCTATCAGATCCTGGTACGTCGGCTGCGCGACGTCGCCAACAGCCTCGATACGGTGGTCCAGGTCGCGGTGGTCGGCGTCGTCCTGCTGTCCGGCGCCATGATCTGGTTCTGGCACGCCCTGACGCTCGAGGCCTTCGGCGTCGTCGTGATGTTCACGGTGGTCCAGACCGCCGCCCTCTTCTGCATCGCCGGCGCGCTCCGGCGCGGCGAAGCCTCACGCCTCGCCCCCTGGCAGTTCTCCGGCCTGATCTGGGCCATGGCGATGGACGCCGTCATGTTCGGCAGCCACCCCTCCCTGCTTTCGCTGGGCGGCGGGGCGCTGATCATTCTCGGCGGCCTGATGGCGCAGGGCTGGCTCGGCCGCCGGGCGCGCTGA
- the acdA_5 gene encoding Acyl-CoA dehydrogenase produces MDLTRTEEQRLLAESAARFISDRHDAGRGRGDGAASPAFDPEAWRHFADLGWLALPIDPAHGGLGGGAVEVGILMEAFGRGLVCQPYLATVVLGAGLIAEHGSEAQKKALLPRVAEGTLRLAFAHSERAARFDLAEVAATAQGLGEGWRLDGEKIAVLDADAADLLIVSARTVAGGGPPGPLALFLVEPDAAGLALRHHPRLGGGSAAVLTLRDVRLPAAARLGTGEGDALAAVEAVVDRALAALSAEAVGMMQAVLDRTLDYTKVRQQFGRPLAANQVVRHRLVDMAVHCDEARSMALRAALKAASTPTERARAACGAKAKIGVGARFVAEQAVQLHGAMGVTEELDIGAYFKRLLAFETLFGSSNHHHRRHLRLGGGTAGGLDLTAEDKAFEAEVRAFIAAHLTPEIRRAQALTPSVFSDPQIVAPWQKALNAKGWVAPGWPREHGGTGWTPMQRWIFETECARAGVPSISPMGVKMVGPVIIGFGTPEQKSHYLPRILSGEDYWCQGYSEPGSGSDLASLRTRAVREGDTYVVNGTKIWTTHAHHANRMFALVRTETGARPQDGISFLLIDMKSPGISIRPILTIGGDHEVNQVFFDDVRVPVANRVGEEGKGWSYGKYLLEFERGSGIASAKLRQGLDQMLALARSDTSGRAIDDPDIAREAARIDIDIDALEMTELRLLAAMQAGEQPGAASSLIKLRISEIRQAVTRLGVDVIGLDALAVEPVRPLYALNQEPVVAEDVLPVVPEHLNSRAWTIFGGTSEIQRDILAKLMLGL; encoded by the coding sequence ATGGACCTGACGAGGACCGAAGAGCAGCGCCTGCTCGCCGAGAGCGCCGCCCGTTTCATCAGCGACCGCCATGATGCCGGCCGTGGCCGCGGCGACGGCGCGGCATCGCCGGCCTTCGACCCGGAGGCCTGGCGGCATTTCGCTGATCTCGGCTGGCTCGCCCTGCCCATCGACCCCGCCCATGGCGGCCTCGGCGGCGGCGCCGTCGAGGTCGGCATCCTGATGGAGGCGTTCGGCCGCGGGCTGGTCTGCCAGCCCTATCTCGCGACCGTCGTGCTCGGCGCCGGCCTCATTGCCGAACATGGCAGCGAGGCGCAGAAAAAGGCGCTGCTGCCGCGTGTCGCGGAGGGCACGCTGCGCCTTGCCTTCGCCCATTCCGAAAGGGCGGCGCGCTTCGACCTGGCCGAGGTCGCCGCGACGGCGCAGGGCCTTGGCGAGGGCTGGCGCCTCGATGGCGAGAAGATCGCGGTGCTCGATGCCGATGCCGCCGATCTGCTCATCGTCTCGGCCCGCACGGTGGCCGGCGGCGGCCCCCCTGGTCCGCTCGCGCTGTTCCTGGTCGAGCCGGATGCAGCGGGCCTTGCGCTGCGCCACCATCCGCGGCTCGGCGGCGGCAGCGCCGCGGTCCTCACCCTTCGCGATGTCCGCCTGCCGGCCGCGGCCCGGCTCGGCACGGGCGAGGGCGACGCGCTGGCTGCGGTCGAGGCGGTGGTCGACCGGGCGCTCGCCGCGCTTTCGGCCGAGGCGGTCGGCATGATGCAGGCGGTGCTCGACCGGACGCTGGACTATACCAAGGTGCGCCAGCAGTTCGGTCGGCCGCTCGCCGCCAACCAGGTCGTCCGGCACCGGCTGGTCGACATGGCGGTGCATTGCGACGAGGCGCGCTCGATGGCCCTGCGGGCCGCGCTGAAAGCCGCCTCGACGCCCACGGAGCGGGCCCGGGCGGCCTGTGGCGCCAAGGCCAAGATCGGCGTCGGCGCGCGCTTCGTCGCCGAGCAGGCGGTGCAGCTGCACGGCGCCATGGGGGTGACCGAAGAGCTCGATATCGGCGCCTATTTCAAGCGGCTGCTGGCCTTCGAGACGCTGTTCGGCAGCAGCAATCATCATCACCGCCGCCATCTGAGGCTCGGCGGCGGCACTGCCGGCGGCCTGGACCTGACCGCCGAGGACAAGGCCTTCGAGGCGGAGGTCCGCGCCTTCATCGCCGCCCATCTGACGCCGGAGATCCGCCGGGCGCAGGCGCTGACGCCCTCGGTCTTTTCCGATCCGCAGATCGTCGCGCCCTGGCAGAAGGCGCTCAACGCCAAGGGCTGGGTGGCGCCGGGCTGGCCCAGGGAACATGGCGGCACCGGCTGGACGCCGATGCAGCGCTGGATCTTCGAGACCGAATGCGCGCGCGCCGGCGTGCCCTCCATCTCGCCGATGGGCGTGAAGATGGTCGGGCCGGTGATCATCGGCTTCGGCACGCCCGAGCAGAAGAGCCACTACCTGCCGCGCATCCTGTCCGGCGAGGACTATTGGTGCCAGGGCTATTCCGAGCCGGGCTCGGGCTCGGATCTCGCCTCGCTGAGGACGCGGGCGGTGCGCGAGGGCGACACCTATGTGGTCAACGGCACCAAGATCTGGACCACCCACGCCCACCACGCCAACCGCATGTTCGCGCTGGTGCGTACCGAGACCGGCGCGCGCCCGCAGGACGGCATCAGCTTCCTGCTCATCGACATGAAGAGCCCGGGCATCTCGATCCGACCGATCCTGACCATCGGCGGCGACCATGAGGTCAACCAGGTCTTTTTCGACGATGTCCGCGTGCCGGTTGCCAACCGGGTCGGCGAGGAGGGCAAGGGCTGGAGCTACGGCAAATACCTCCTGGAGTTCGAGCGCGGCTCGGGCATCGCCTCGGCGAAGCTCCGGCAGGGGCTCGACCAGATGCTGGCGCTGGCCCGTTCGGATACAAGCGGCCGGGCCATCGACGATCCGGACATCGCGCGCGAGGCGGCGCGCATCGACATCGATATCGACGCGCTCGAAATGACCGAGCTGCGCCTGCTCGCGGCCATGCAGGCGGGCGAGCAGCCAGGCGCGGCCTCCTCGCTGATCAAGCTCCGCATCAGCGAAATCCGACAGGCGGTGACGCGGCTCGGCGTCGACGTCATCGGCCTCGACGCCCTGGCGGTGGAGCCCGTGCGGCCGCTCTATGCCCTCAACCAAGAGCCGGTGGTCGCCGAGGATGTGCTGCCGGTCGTGCCCGAACACCTCAACAGTCGCGCCTGGACGATCTTCGGCGGCACCTCGGAGATCCAGCGCGACATCCTGGCCAAGCTCATGCTCGGGCTCTGA